TGATATCAGCCCGTTATCAACTCCTGAGGGCCCTGGCTGCGGTGAATTTGATTTTTTGATTGGTACTAcagcttttgtttttcttgaagAAACAACtttggtttttttagaggaagaGACATATTCATACAGTTGGGATGATACATCTGGCTCTGTAATTGGTTTTCCACCAACAACCTTGTGAACTGAACGCCTGGGTTTAGACTGATTGGGTTTATCGTGGTGTACAACTGGCAGGTGACTTGAAAAGAAATTGTTAACAGTGTTTCTGTCTTGTGGTTGAGAAATATCGGCATTGTTACTCGCAGTTTCTGTAGATTGTTCAGCTCTTCTCTTTTTAGCATACTGGGCAGGTTTCAACAGAGATGAATCAATTGCTGTTGGGTAAAATGGATAAATCCCACTCTTCCTGAAAGCACTCTGAAGATTCCTGGGAGTCAGCGAGATGTCGTAAGCTCGACATGCAATAGAGCAGACATTGTAGCGGGTGAGAGTTCCAGAATGAGAACGTTGCCATTTTCGAGATTCATCACTGAAAACTTTAGAAAACGGTCCAAAACAACCCACATCCATCGGCTGAAGGATATGGCTTGTATGAGGTGGTAGAACAAACAGGATGATTCCATTCCGCACTGCAAAGTCAACCAAATAAGGTGAAATATGGGATCTGTGACCATCATACAACAATAATGTCTTCTTATCTCCACCAACTTTTGCGTACTTCGCAAAATGATCTGCAAGCcatgtttgaaatatgtctgAATTGGACCATCCTGACTTACTAACAGTGCCATTCGTACCAATGGTGGCTCCTTCTAATAATTCTTGGCGCATTCGAGCCCCAGGAAAAATGAAATATGGTGGGATTTGTTGACCCAGTGCATTGCCACACCCTATCATAGTGACTGTGGATGATCTTTCTGGCGATATTTCAATTGGAACCTCGTCTGTGGATCCTACAACATACGGAGGTGCGTGAGTCATACTAATTCCCTTCTCAtccacgttatatattttttcaggaGATGATTTGAGGTCATACTTTTCAAGAATTGTCTCCAGTTCATCAAAGTATTTCGTTATGCTTTCCTCTGAAGTAGCGTAGACTCGAAGCTCTGACAAGGATTTGGGTCGTCTCAACTTTAATTCTGGCCATCTTCCCATGAACCCATAAAACCACTGTAGAGAAAGAGAGTTGCAATCGTGTGGCCGTTTGTTTAAGTGGGTGGCATAGTCGGTTCCAAGATTTAAAACCTGCGCTCTTGTGTAGCCATAGCCAACAGACGCCATCAACTTCAAATGTTCTGCcactttgttttcttcttccaagGAAAACATTGGACCAGGTCCGGACCTTGTCGTGTCTGGGGAAATAACCCCGCATATTCTGTCTCTGGGTGTTTGTTCAGGAACGGAATACAGCCTGGCAGCCTTATATACAGAAGTTCCCTTTTCAGTGACATCTGCATATGCATTTTTAAGTTGAGTAGGGCTATATGATCGATAGCGCTTTTTATGACGTGACGTGAAATCCTAAAAAAACACAAGGAATCAGATATAAGAGATAGCCCTTATGCGATTCCATAATTTCAAAAATTGGCGAAAGCCACGTCACATATGTCACGTGATTataatttacaataacaaggtaGAGCAGACGATGCATACATTTTCGTGTTACAGGTCTTGTACTAACTTCGGTACTTTATTTTGCTCAAtggtataaaatgcattttggtaAGAACAATGTATTTTACTTGTTTGACAATGTAGTTTAATAATACTTACATTAATTGATGCAATCTTGAACATTTTGTTCTCCGGTATCCAGGGACGCTTTCTCTTCAGAAACGTTCGCTAGGTGGCGCAGTACACATGAACTGTCGCGAGATATGCCGTTTTTGGGAAATAACCCGAATTGGTGAGTACCACGAAATGGCAAGACGGGACGGTATATACATGGTTGCCTGCGTTAAACTTTCTAATTCCTGTACATGCAATAGGAAACGTTCATCTTCGAGCCCTTGAAATCTGCAACTGCAAGTTCCTTGGCAAATTCACTGGCCTTCTCTTGGATGATGGGACCAGAAATCGGGATGTTTTTAGCGCGAGCTTGACAGAACCCACTGCCTTACCAGTTCATTGAGCTTATCAAATTTACATGCGTTATTAAACCGCCGTTTATTCCCGCTAATATTCTTTTCAAACTCTGCCTTATAAACCTCTCGTTTTTTGATGATATctccatgggcggatccaggaaatatttttagggggggaccaaaaaagaagggcacattgactcgtcaaaagggcaccttactacaagttttgatatttacaattaatatgaattcctacagttctacgtcataatatactagcaataatgaagtaaattggcgtcactcgcgttagaacctcaatggggccccattgagactcaataacacagacacatatctgcaagcttgcgcatgtacacgaaaatcttgatttcatttatctacaatataattattgtttacttaaaaaaaaaaaaattctacaaacaaaaagggcacttggacattttgagggcacttgaacaatttttgggggggacgcgtccccctggtccccccccccttggatccgcccatgatctCCAACTGTTGATTTGCCAATACTAAACTTTTCACTCAAAGATCTTAACGTTGGTTTAGGTACACTTtcgaaacttttaattattttgagtttATCATCGAGCGAGAGTTCAACACGGCGACGTTTAGCTGGACGTTCCGTCATGTTGAAAATCgacatgaaaatgaaacactactAACATCTATTCGACTACGCAAAGCCAACATATACTTTTGCTTACTCTTTATTTCGCTaaacaaacgtttaaaaaaaccccaacacattcacacaatagGAAGGCAGCAAATTAAATTCCCTGTTATTTGTGTCAATCTATGAAGTAATCATGAGACATGTTTGTGAAGGATCACATTTAAGACCTTAAAACACACTCGTAACTTAATAAAGACATCTAACCCAAACCCGAACTCCGCTAATGTTAAccataattacaacacaatcaatgtgtttacagtagttaactccataccaaagcttgcgatcaatccttttaattgtttattgtcaagttgctaatcttgcctgctgagcggtacctgtactgtatgcagcggcgattacactgataacagcgatctcgagcatgcgcatattgcactagccatcggtgttcacagacaggtgggcgccatattgattggtatcggtttgatcgtccggttttcaggggtaggatttacactaagttgacacattgggaccgaattgtttgtccggtgttcagtttagaggggtttccggtttagaggggtaaaatatagtgttaaaagatgtgtaaatcacgggaccgcggaaaacgtccggttttgaggggattccggttcagagggggtccggtgttgaggggtttcactgtatatagatagatagatagatagatagatagatagatatacagactcttgtttcactctgttgtattcaaatttgttacaggtttgtaaattaaccaaacttagtgtccatttttaccgGTTGAAAccagggtctaggtgaaaaataggccttagtgtttaaaaactagggtctgttcctttaatgtaTGCAGTTTGATTTAATTTGTCAAGaaagatatttttgtttcgtttttgggtgtgtgtgtgggtttgtttctttttgtgttttaattatttacatagaaatgtttagaaaaaaatgttatgGAAGTTGGTATAGGTTTAAAACTAAATACTATGTTTGatacggggggaggggggcgcaGGGATTATTCCCACATATATGTATCTACTGACATTGGTGTCATAAAATGACCTGCCTGTCAAACGTGACGAACTagtcaagaaagaaagaaagaaagaaatgttttatttaacgacgcactcaacacattttatttacggttatatggcgtcagacatatggttaaggaccacacagagtttgagaggaaacccgctgtcgccactacatgggctactcttccgattagcagcaagggatcttttatttgcgcttcccacaggcaggatagcacaaaccatggcctttgttgaaccagttatggatcactggtcggtgcaagtggtttacacctacccattgatccttgcggagcactcactcagggtttggagtcggtatctggattaaaaatcccatgcctcgactgggatccgaacccagtacctaccagcctgtagaccgatggcctgccacgacgccaccgagggcTAGTCAAATCAAATACACTaagatatgtgatattttattgaatatgaAGACAAAATGACAGCCCTGTGATTGCCGTCCGTATTAGGACTAACATAGAAATACATCACAATATTCTTAAATCATACACTTTTTgtagaattttatttaatttcacagaACATCATctgtttttgtcaaaattgttttcttttttacccTACGTTGATacaaagaaaaattatatacgagaaaatatgttttgaaaactaaaaCCAGACTATGGCTATTAGCTTATATAGACGAACGgtattttgttacgtcattgtgtatgtttcagGGCTAAACCTATccttagtgacgtcacgccactgtcgttctggtAGTTCATGAGTCTACCGCTGCTAAATATAGTCACGGGGGATAACTGCATACGGGTAACTGTAGTTACTCGCATCCAAGATGGCGGAGGACGCACATGATGactattaatcaatgtgattttCCGTATTTCTAAGAATTACATTCACATTTTAATAGAGCGTATCAGCAGTTGGTTTAGTATGAATATATCTTGAATCGATGCACTAAGGATAAGTTGTGTAATTCAGCTCATAATGAAATCACAAAGTTAGTCATGATGAAGGCAACTTCGAAGCGATGATGTGGATAATTGTCTAGTCAGCTTCTGATGGGATGTGGGTATCTGACAAAAGGGATGCGGGTAACTACAATGATGAGCGTAACTGTAGGATGAGAGTAACTGCTGTATTGTCTCTTCATAATTAATGATCGCCATATGCGTCTAAAAACAATtagtaaacaaatttattttatgttttcccctttattttcgttttaagattattacatacatgtgctATTTGTGCTATACATCCTCCGCCCGAGCCAATACTAAGTTAACACACACAATCAAAATGCACATTGGGGCCATTCAAATCGTACGTACCGCACCAGGAGGTGG
The sequence above is a segment of the Gigantopelta aegis isolate Gae_Host unplaced genomic scaffold, Gae_host_genome ctg3693_pilon_pilon:::debris, whole genome shotgun sequence genome. Coding sequences within it:
- the LOC121392379 gene encoding uncharacterized protein LOC121392379 produces the protein MTERPAKRRRVELSLDDKLKIIKSFESVPKPTLRSLSEKFSIGKSTDFTSRHKKRYRSYSPTQLKNAYADVTEKGTSVYKAARLYSVPEQTPRDRICGVISPDTTRSGPGPMFSLEEENKVAEHLKLMASVGYGYTRAQVLNLGTDYATHLNKRPHDCNSLSLQWFYGFMGRWPELKLRRPKSLSELRVYATSEESITKYFDELETILEKYDLKSSPEKIYNVDEKGISMTHAPPYVVGSTDEVPIEISPERSSTVTMIGCGNALGQQIPPYFIFPGARMRQELLEGATIGTNGTVSKSGWSNSDIFQTWLADHFAKYAKVGGDKKTLLLYDGHRSHISPYLVDFAVRNGIILFVLPPHTSHILQPMDVGCFGPFSKVFSDESRKWQRSHSGTLTRYNVCSIACRAYDISLTPRNLQSAFRKSGIYPFYPTAIDSSLLKPAQYAKKRRAEQSTETASNNADISQPQDRNTVNNFFSSHLPVVHHDKPNQSKPRRSVHKVVGGKPITEPDVSSQL